A region of Liolophura sinensis isolate JHLJ2023 chromosome 8, CUHK_Ljap_v2, whole genome shotgun sequence DNA encodes the following proteins:
- the LOC135472963 gene encoding mucosa-associated lymphoid tissue lymphoma translocation protein 1 homolog — MSGREAGLRSRATRFLPRGKDNIKKLGPDIAQKVRKALDTAPQDRNWRAFVAAMVEKFSFSQQEVEQFGMAANRLNGSPTQMLMDHLASRDFRVRDLIKYLDALGWEYLLLDLKPYEKIKVISAPREKVKLMEGDTLTLAVSATAFPYPRFQWFKGDDEIQGATDSTLMIPDISQSDTGTYSCRIHNSSDLDLAVFTFSSVNVAPNPNYTSQRPQEGCWPDSLPTSAPIPREIIPAGQPPHILEQSADVTVSMGTPIMLYVSAIGTQPLEYCWFKNGSPEPSEMGSSSQYKVDYASVVDSGSYECQVKNQYGKMKSKVISVRIVLQPATKATVMETCTLDIIAHPKSCALEKGGNALFLCRAVGELPINYQWYKDGRPMPGETRHELIIRDIKSYDQEGSFQCRVWNRSLELISAGAFLRLDYDVPTLPSNVGTVHTATDKIALLIGNYDYSGTDLLKAPKVDVQVLAELLRSMDFKVVTLLNLTLGEMEAAVEKFCSLLRSDGPGNSGVYGLFYFCGHGIEEKGQCYLVPQDAPTGYSSSNCLCAQKVVQQMQDANPALCTMILDCCRIKSDNPPDTSLEHYVPRPSGNVIYLYATTLGMRAYEFEKRSEHMPLGHLYRKQTQDEVKARVNEEPNGVLVKHLRKHLCRRKPVESVFAEVRRDISSDPKVNKYQIAEVSTNLGEPERSLADKILYTGHTQVFKKRTELWRNAHVKPDNCRVHIKHLGVTVDLEYYADFSNVLSIVLTVTNPGTTKDCHAWIVNLPLTLSVMDVGKLSDSPVRTKIVLQDLQKLKEPLTLTIGLQYCDERRVNCSYEHEPIRVGFPLISTLALWKGERNQTVSRRVPTEHYQVDEPPTYANMSPNYVNSPPSHLGKSPVGGPRNTSFPSCMSSVPSQPPSSCGSKDIKYVNISGDMW; from the exons TCAGCAGGAAGTGGAGCAGTTTGGAATGGCTGCGAACAGGCTCAATGGAAGTCCAACGCAGATGTTGATGGATCATCTGGCGAGTCGTGACTTCCGTGTGCGTGACCTGATTAAATACCTGGATGCCCTGGGCTGGGAATATCTTCTCCTGGACTTAAAACCCTACG AGAAGATCAAGGTTATTTCCGCGCCGAGGGAGAAAGTGAAGTTGATGGAGGGTGACACATTGACGCTGGCTGTGTCAGCCACGGCATTTCCGTATCCTCGTTTCCAGTGGTTTAAGGGCGACGATGAAATTCAGGGAGCGACAGACAGTACTTTGATGATACCTGATATCAG TCAGTCAGACACGGGAACATACAGCTGCCGTATACACAACTCCTCAGACCTGGATTTGGCGGTGTTCACGTTTTCCTCTGTAAATGTGGCACCTAATCCAAATTATACCTCACAGAGACCACAGGAAG GTTGCTGGCCGGACTCTCTGCCAACTTCTGCACCCattccaagggagataatccctGCAGGTCAACCCCCTCACATACTAGAGCAGTCTGCAGATGTCACTGTGTCAATGGGAACCCCCATAATGCTCTATGTGTCAGCCATCGGAACACAACCTTTAGAGTATTGCTGGTTTAAAAATGGGTCCCCTGAGCCCAGTGAGATGGGTTCTTCCTCCCAGTACAAG GTGGATTATGCCTCAGTTGTGGACAGCGGTAGCTATGAATGCCAGGTGAAAAACCAGTATggaaaaatgaaaagcaaagTCATTTCTGTCAGAATTGTCCTGCAACCTGCCACAAAAG CGACAGTAATGGAAACCTGTACACTTGATATCATTGCTCACCCCAAGTCTTGTGCCCTAGAGAAGGGTGGGAACGCATTATTCTTGTGTAGGGCTGTTGGTGAACTTCCAATCAACTATCAGTGGTACAAAGATGGCCGACCTATGCCAG GTGAGACCAGACATGAACTCATTATTCGTGACATAAAGTCATATGATCAAGAAGGCAGTTTTCAATGTCGAGTTTGGAACAGATCTCTGGAGCTTATCTCTGCTGGGGCATTCCTCAGGCTTGACTATGATGTGCCCACATTGCCCTCTAATGTTGGAACTGTCCATACAG CGACAGACAAAATAGCTTTGCTAATAGGAAACTACGATTACTCTGGCACTGATTTGCTGAAGGCACCCAAAGTTGATGTGCAGGTGTTAGCTGAACTGCTGCGCTCCATGGATTTTAAGGTCGTCACCCTTTTAAACCTGACCCTGGGGGAGATGGAAGCAGCGGTGGAAAAGTTCTGCAGTTTACTGAGGTCTGATGGCCCTGGGAACAGTGGGGTGTATGGTCTGTTCTACTTCTGCGGTCATGGTATAGAGGAGAAAGGTCAGTGTTACCTGGTGCCGCAGGATGCCCCCACAGGCTACAGCTCTAGTAACTGTCTGTGCGCCCAGAAAGTTGTACAGCAGATGCAGGATGCAAACCCCGCCCTCTGCACCATGATCCTGGACTGCTGCCGTATCAA ATCTGATAATCCACCCGACACATCGCTAGAACATTACGTCCCTCGACCATCTGGGAATGTCATCTACTTATATGCTAC AACTTTGGGCATGCGGGCTTATGAGTTTGAGAAAAGATCTGAACACATGCCACTGGGCCATTTATACAGGAAGCAAACCCAGGATGAGGTCAAAGCTCGGGTAAATGAAG AGCCCAATGGAGTTCTAGTCAAACACCTGCGAAAGCACCTGTGTAGGAGAAAACCCGTGGAGAGTGTCTTTGCTGAAGTGAGAAGAG ACATAAGCAGTGACCCTAAGGTCAACAAGTACCAGATCGCTGAAGTGAGCACAAACCTTGGGGAGCCCGAAAGATCCCTGGCTGACAAGATCCTGTATACTGGCCATACTCAGGTGTTCAAAAAACGAACAGAGTTGTGGCGCAATGCCCATG TAAAGCCAGACAACTGCCGTGTTCACATCAAACATCTGGGGGTGACAGTAGATCTGGAGTACTATGCAGATTTCTCTAATGTTCTGTCTATCGTCCTCACCGTGACTAACCCAGGCACAACTAAGGACTGTCATGCATGGATTGTCAACCTACCCCTG ACATTGTCAGTGATGGATGTTGGGAAGCTGAGTGATTCGCCAGTCCGAACAAAAATAGTCCTACAAGACCTCCAGAAACTCAAG GAACCTCTGACGCTGACAATAGGTTTACAGTACTGTGATGAACGTCGCGTGAACTGCTCATACGAACATGAGCCTATCCGTGTGGGCTTCCCACTGATCTCCACGCTGGCCCTTTGGAAGGGGGAGAGAAATCAGACTGTTTCAAGACGTGTGCCCACGGAGCACTACCAGGTCGATGAACCCCCAACCTACGCAAACATGTCTCCGAACTATGTGAATTCCCCGCCATCACACCTGGGGAAGTCCCCTGTGGGGGGCCCTAGAAACACGTCCTTCCCTAGCTGTATGTCATCAGTGCCCAGTCAGCCACCATCATCATGCGGATCAAAGGATATCAAATATGTCAACATCAGTGGTGACATGTGGTGA